The following coding sequences are from one Nilaparvata lugens isolate BPH chromosome 6, ASM1435652v1, whole genome shotgun sequence window:
- the LOC120352053 gene encoding protein bric-a-brac 1-like, giving the protein MAAQSFYSMKWENYLYHVSDLFNQLLQTGSMSDITLYAEGTKINCHKILLSACSPYFQEILSDVGSEKTAIVISGIEGEDVKSCIEFIYKGEINVKADRLCSVLKAAQVLKICGLTDKL; this is encoded by the exons ATGGCAGCCCAATCTTTCTACAGTATGAAATGGGAAAATTACTTGTATCATGTCAGTGATCTTTTTAATCAACTTCTACAAACTGGCTCTATGTCTGATATTACTCTGTATGCCGAAGGAACAAAGATAAACTGTCATAAAATACTTTTGTCAGCCTGCAGTCCATATTTCCAG GAAATTTTATCAGACGTCGGCTCAGAAAAAACAGCAATTGTAATAAGTGGTATAGAAGGCGAAGATGTGAAATCGTGCATTGAGTTTATCTACAAAGGAGAGATCAATGTAAAGGCTGATCGTTTATGCTCAGTTTTAAAAGCAGCTCAAGTTCTGAAGATTTGCGGACTCACTGAT AAGTTGtaa